The following proteins are co-located in the Triticum aestivum cultivar Chinese Spring chromosome 1A, IWGSC CS RefSeq v2.1, whole genome shotgun sequence genome:
- the LOC100137005 gene encoding NADP-dependent malic enzyme, chloroplastic, translated as MAGGGVEDVYGEDRATEEQLITPWSFSVASGHQLLRDPRHNKGLAFTEAERDAHYIRGLLPPAIVSQEHQEKKIMHNLRSYTVPLHRYVAMMDLQERNERLFYKLLIDNVEELLPVVYTPVVGEACQKYGSIYRRPQGLYISLKDKGKVLEVLKNWPERSIQVIVVTDGERILGLGDLGCQGMGIPVGKLSLYTALGGVRPSACLPITIDVGTNNETLLNDEYYIGLRQRRATGEEYHELLQEFMNAVKQNYGEKVLVQFEDFANHNAFDLLAKYSKSHLVFNDDIQGTASVVLAGLLAALKMIGGGLVDQTYLFLGAGEAGTGIAELIALEMSKHTELPVDDCRKKIWLVDSKGLLVESRKESLQHFKKPFAHEHEELKTLLEAVQSIKPTVLIGTSGVGKTFTQEVIEAMASFNEKPVIFSLSNPTSHSECTAEEAYTWSKGTAVFASGSPFDPVEYEGKTYVPGQSNNAYVFPGFGLGVVISGAIRVHDDMLLAASEALAEEATQENFDKGLIFPPFTNIRKISASIAAKVAAKAYDLGLASRLPRPDDLFKYAESCMYTPLYRSYR; from the exons ATGGCGGGCGGCGGTGTCGAGGACGTCTACGGCGAGGACAGGGCCACCGAGGAGCAGCTCATCACGCCATGGTCATTCTCCGTCGCAAG TGGGCACCAGCTTCTGAGGGACCCCCGGCACAACAAGGGGCTGGCCTTCACCGAGGCGGAGCGCGACGCGCACTACATCCGGGGGCTCCTCCCGCCGGCCATCGTCTCTCAGGAGCACCAGGAGAAGAAGATCATGCACAACCTCCGCAGTTACACCGTGCCCCTGCATCGCTACGTCGCCATGATGGACCTCCAGGAGAGGAACGAGAGGCTCTTCTACAAGCTCCTCATCGACAACGTCGAGGAGCTGCTCCCCGTCGTCTACACGCCCGTCGTCGGCGAGGCCTGCCAGAAGTACGGCAGCATCTACCGCCGCCCGCAGGGGCTCTACATCAGCCTCAAGGacaa GGGCAAGGTGCTCGAGGTGCTCAAGAACTGGCCTGAGAGGAGCATCCAGGTCATCGTCGTCACCGACGGCGAGCGCATTTTGGGGCTCGGAGATCTGGGCTGCCAG GGTATGGGTATCCCGGTTGGCAAACTGTCTCTGTACACCGCCCTCGGAGGAGTTCGCCCATCAGCT TGCCTGCCAATTACCATCGATGTTGGCACCAACAATGAGACATTGCTCAACGACGAGTACTACATCGGGCTCCGTCAACGGCGTGCTACCGGCGAG GAATACCATGAGCTTCTTCAAGAGTTCATGAATGCAGTGAAGCAAAACTACGGCGAGAAAGTCCTGGTCCAGTTTGAGGACTTTGCCAACCACAATGCATTCGATTTGCTCGCAAAGTACAGCAAGAGCCATCTCGTCTTCAACGATGATATTCAG GGCACAGCATCAGTGGTCCTCGCAGGCCTCTTGGCGGCCCTGAAGATGATCGGTGGAGGCCTTGTGGATCAGACCTACCTCTTCCTTGGTGCTGGAGAGGCTGGAACTGGCATTGCAGAGCTCATTGCTCTTGAGATGTCGAAACAC ACTGAACTCCCGGTGGACGACTGCCGCAAGAAGATCTGGCTGGTGGACTCCAAG GGTCTGCTTGTTGAGTCCAGAAAAGAGTCTCTGCAGCACTTCAAGAAGCCGTTCGCTCATGAGCACGAAGAACTGAAGACCCTGCTGGAGGCCGTCCAGTCCATCAAGCCAACCGTGCTGATCGGAACCTCCGGCGTCGGGAAGACCTTCACCCAAGAAGTGATCGAGGCCATGGCCTCCTTCAACGAG AAACCCGTCATCTTCTCGCTGTCGAACCCAACGTCGCACTCGGAGTGCACGGCCGAGGAGGCCTACACCTGGAGCAAGGGCACGGCGGTGTTCGCGAGCGGCAGCCCGTTCGACCCCGTGGAGTACGAGGGGAAGACGTACGTGCCCGGGCAGTCCAACAACGCCTACGTGTTCCCCGGCTTCGGCCTCGGCGTCGTCATCTCCGGCGCCATCCGCGTCCACGACGACATGCTCCTCGCCGCCT CGGAGGCGCTGGCGGAGGAGGCGACCCAGGAGAACTTCGACAAGGGGCTCATCTTCCCGCCCTTCACCAACATCCGCAAGATCTCGGCCAGCATCGCCGCCAAGGTGGCCGCCAAGGCCTACGACCTGGGCCTGGCCAGCCGGCTGCCGCGGCCCGACGACCTGTTCAAGTACGCCGAGAGCTGCATGTACACCCCGCTCTACCGCAGCTACAGGTGA